One genomic segment of Desulfonatronum thioautotrophicum includes these proteins:
- a CDS encoding CopG family ribbon-helix-helix protein, whose protein sequence is MTSIRLPRELELKLESLARERRKSKTDLIRTALERFFSQEESEKDSYELGEAYFGKHGSGDGTLSATYKAKLKKRINAKHHPR, encoded by the coding sequence ATGACATCCATACGCTTACCGCGCGAGCTGGAATTGAAGCTGGAGAGCTTGGCGCGTGAACGTCGCAAATCCAAGACCGATCTCATCCGGACGGCGCTTGAACGGTTCTTCAGCCAGGAGGAATCGGAAAAGGATTCGTACGAACTCGGGGAAGCGTATTTCGGAAAACATGGAAGCGGCGACGGCACATTGTCGGCCACCTACAAGGCGAAACTCAAAAAGCGGATCAATGCCAAACATCATCCTCGTTGA
- a CDS encoding formylmethanofuran dehydrogenase subunit E family protein: protein MCQTGIQNLIRQFRAGRTFVYCGVDGIQVLTGCTLGKGNLIHKDLGKTAFSFYRTTDGKALRAVFHREAMGPEGHELRDLMKKVFAGTTTEQEQQQAKTLKLKARQRVFEAPLTDLLTVAQPKALAP, encoded by the coding sequence GTGTGTCAAACAGGAATTCAGAACCTCATCCGCCAATTCAGAGCAGGGCGTACTTTTGTCTATTGTGGGGTGGACGGCATCCAGGTACTCACCGGCTGCACCCTGGGCAAGGGCAACCTGATCCATAAGGATCTGGGCAAGACAGCCTTTTCCTTCTACCGGACCACGGATGGCAAAGCCTTGCGGGCCGTGTTCCACCGCGAGGCCATGGGGCCGGAAGGCCATGAACTGCGCGATCTGATGAAAAAGGTCTTCGCCGGTACGACAACGGAGCAGGAACAGCAACAGGCCAAAACGCTCAAGCTCAAGGCCCGTCAACGCGTCTTCGAAGCCCCGCTGACCGACCTGCTCACCGTGGCCCAACCGAAAGCTCTCGCCCCCTGA
- the trhA gene encoding PAQR family membrane homeostasis protein TrhA → MVALNISGRYTLREEIANSITHGVGILFSVAGLAVLIGLASRYGDAWHIVSCSIFGATMILLYTSSTLYHGITHPGAKQVLRICDHCSIFLLIAGTYTPFTLVNLRGPWGWSLFGTIWGLALLGIVLQLTPWRRFRVLSVLLYVGMGWAILLATKPLLHAVAPGGVALLALGGLAYTGGIGFYAWRSLPHHHAIWHLFVLAGSVLHFFAILLYVIPISA, encoded by the coding sequence ATGGTCGCCCTGAATATTTCTGGAAGATACACGCTGCGTGAAGAGATCGCCAACAGCATCACGCACGGCGTGGGGATTCTGTTCTCCGTCGCCGGTCTCGCGGTGCTCATCGGCCTGGCCAGCAGATATGGAGACGCCTGGCATATCGTCAGCTGCAGCATTTTCGGGGCCACCATGATCCTGCTGTACACATCCTCAACCCTGTACCACGGCATCACCCATCCCGGCGCGAAACAGGTCCTCCGGATCTGCGATCACTGCTCCATTTTCCTGCTCATCGCCGGGACCTACACGCCCTTCACCCTGGTCAACCTGCGCGGACCGTGGGGCTGGTCCCTGTTCGGAACGATCTGGGGATTGGCCCTGCTGGGCATCGTGCTGCAACTGACTCCGTGGCGTCGCTTCCGGGTGCTCTCGGTGCTTCTCTACGTTGGCATGGGGTGGGCCATCCTCTTGGCCACCAAACCGCTTCTCCATGCCGTTGCCCCTGGCGGCGTGGCCCTGCTGGCCCTTGGAGGTTTGGCCTACACCGGCGGCATCGGGTTTTACGCCTGGCGCAGCCTGCCGCATCATCACGCCATCTGGCACCTCTTCGTTCTGGCCGGCAGCGTGCTGCATTTCTTCGCGATCCTGCTTTACGTCATCCCCATCAGCGCGTGA
- a CDS encoding MarC family protein, which yields MTEHLNLFVSVYIKLFFLLTPFFVLSAFLSMTKELAIPERRRLARRVTLAVTVTGCILSVAGNAIFNVFGITLDAFRIGAGALLFLSAVSLVRGTRVEPTQEADGDISVVPLAIPITIGPATVGALLVIGAGVDTLGERLISMAAFICASLSVGLMLLTANTIERVVGRLGLTILSKITGLILSALSAQIIFTGIRGMLEL from the coding sequence ATGACCGAGCATCTGAACCTGTTCGTGAGCGTCTACATCAAGCTCTTTTTCCTGCTCACGCCCTTTTTCGTCCTTTCGGCTTTTCTGTCCATGACCAAGGAACTGGCCATCCCCGAGCGCCGCCGTCTGGCTCGCCGGGTCACCCTGGCCGTGACCGTGACCGGCTGCATCCTCTCCGTGGCCGGCAACGCCATTTTCAACGTCTTCGGCATCACCCTGGACGCCTTCCGCATCGGTGCGGGGGCTCTGCTCTTCCTCTCCGCCGTGTCCCTGGTCCGGGGCACCAGGGTCGAGCCAACCCAGGAGGCGGACGGCGACATCAGCGTGGTCCCTCTGGCCATTCCCATCACCATCGGCCCGGCCACCGTGGGCGCGCTCCTGGTCATCGGCGCCGGCGTGGACACCCTGGGCGAACGACTGATCAGCATGGCGGCCTTTATCTGCGCCAGCCTGTCCGTGGGTCTGATGCTACTGACCGCCAACACCATCGAACGGGTCGTGGGCCGCCTGGGCCTGACCATCCTCTCCAAAATCACCGGCCTGATCCTCTCCGCCCTCTCCGCCCAGATCATCTTCACCGGCATCCGGGGCATGCTGGAGTTGTGA
- a CDS encoding type II toxin-antitoxin system PemK/MazF family toxin, producing MAVVVKRFDVYLVGPDPTVGSEIQKTRPCLIISPDEMNRHIRTVIVAPMTSTSKVYPTRVPCTFKKKHGHVVLDQIRTIDKERLVKKLGTIDPKVQLEVSSVLQRMFQF from the coding sequence GTGGCAGTGGTAGTCAAACGCTTTGACGTTTATCTGGTAGGGCCTGATCCGACCGTAGGGTCCGAAATCCAGAAAACCAGACCCTGCCTGATTATCTCACCGGATGAAATGAACAGGCATATCCGCACCGTGATCGTCGCTCCCATGACATCGACCAGCAAGGTTTATCCAACACGGGTTCCCTGCACGTTCAAAAAGAAACATGGCCATGTCGTATTGGATCAGATTCGAACGATAGATAAGGAACGCTTGGTGAAAAAACTCGGGACCATCGATCCAAAGGTTCAATTGGAAGTTTCTTCTGTATTACAGAGAATGTTTCAGTTCTAG
- a CDS encoding TraR/DksA C4-type zinc finger protein → MACGESTMESRTRRFAGETYCIPCFADVEQKV, encoded by the coding sequence GTGGCCTGCGGCGAATCCACCATGGAATCCCGCACCCGCCGCTTCGCCGGCGAAACCTACTGCATTCCCTGCTTTGCGGATGTGGAGCAAAAGGTGTAG
- a CDS encoding AbrB/MazE/SpoVT family DNA-binding domain-containing protein, with translation MRAHVVKIGNSQGLRIPKPVLEQTGIIGDVEMEVKNNQIIIRPVQNPREGWDKAFATMRENADDAPLLDDGDLSSSWDAEEWQW, from the coding sequence ATGAGGGCTCATGTCGTCAAGATCGGCAATTCCCAGGGCTTGCGTATCCCGAAGCCTGTTCTCGAACAGACGGGGATCATCGGCGATGTTGAAATGGAGGTAAAAAACAATCAGATCATCATCCGCCCGGTTCAAAATCCACGGGAAGGATGGGACAAGGCTTTTGCAACGATGCGGGAAAATGCGGATGATGCGCCTCTTCTCGATGATGGTGATCTTTCAAGTTCATGGGATGCGGAAGAGTGGCAGTGGTAG
- a CDS encoding type II toxin-antitoxin system VapC family toxin — MPNIILVDAGPLIALFDKDDRYHLKMKEFVRNGKFKFVTTTAVMTEVSHMLDFSAAAQIHFLEWVMREGVILHEIAQGDIARILELTLKYKDLPMYFADATLVVAAERSGIRTIISIDSDFDVYRLPGKERIANIFAKKRLH; from the coding sequence ATGCCAAACATCATCCTCGTTGACGCCGGGCCGTTGATTGCGCTTTTCGACAAGGACGACCGGTATCATCTGAAAATGAAGGAGTTTGTGAGGAACGGCAAGTTCAAGTTCGTCACGACGACAGCCGTCATGACCGAGGTCTCCCACATGCTGGATTTCAGCGCCGCAGCGCAAATCCATTTTCTTGAATGGGTCATGCGCGAGGGGGTCATTCTTCATGAGATAGCGCAGGGTGATATCGCCAGAATCCTGGAATTGACCCTGAAATACAAAGATTTGCCCATGTATTTCGCGGATGCGACCCTGGTCGTGGCGGCGGAAAGAAGCGGAATACGAACCATCATCAGCATCGATTCCGACTTCGACGTCTACCGGCTTCCCGGGAAAGAACGGATTGCAAATATTTTCGCAAAGAAACGTTTACACTGA
- a CDS encoding NgoMIV family type II restriction endonuclease, translated as MKMEELRELYHRRVCSEIIRLQKDGDSLYPNFADKGSKASRAIASGIVERIGYTPNYVGVSGQTAGGRFEIITKEYLQATFELLGHLRPGKWSYSTQTAISLFAQYEHLASIERIILNNNELAAALGTDYIIKPDIVIGRYSVSDEEINRNQHIIGTEDFIAGYTPIRRTNSPEDCKILHASISCKWTLRSDRSQNARTEALNLIRNRKGRLPHVVAITAESLPTRIASLALGTGDMDCVYHFALRELHEVLVALDNEDQLEMLMTLIEGRRIRDISDLPFDLAI; from the coding sequence ATGAAGATGGAAGAGCTACGTGAGTTGTATCATCGAAGGGTTTGCTCGGAAATCATTCGCCTTCAGAAAGATGGAGATTCCCTCTATCCGAATTTTGCTGATAAAGGGAGCAAGGCTAGCAGGGCCATTGCCTCCGGTATAGTTGAGCGGATAGGATATACACCCAATTATGTTGGCGTTTCAGGACAGACGGCGGGTGGACGATTCGAGATCATCACCAAAGAGTATCTTCAAGCCACATTTGAGTTGCTTGGTCACCTGCGCCCTGGCAAGTGGTCATATTCCACGCAAACAGCCATTTCTCTCTTCGCGCAGTATGAGCATCTGGCGAGCATTGAGAGGATTATCTTGAATAACAATGAATTGGCGGCTGCTTTGGGAACGGATTATATTATCAAGCCGGATATCGTCATTGGCAGGTATTCGGTTTCCGACGAGGAAATCAATCGAAATCAACACATCATCGGCACTGAAGATTTCATTGCTGGATATACTCCGATAAGGCGGACGAATAGCCCGGAGGATTGCAAAATCCTGCATGCAAGCATTTCATGTAAATGGACGCTCAGAAGCGACAGAAGTCAGAATGCCCGAACGGAAGCCCTCAATCTGATCCGCAACCGGAAGGGCCGTTTGCCGCATGTGGTGGCCATCACGGCCGAGTCCCTGCCAACCAGAATAGCCTCGCTGGCTTTGGGTACCGGGGATATGGATTGTGTCTATCATTTCGCCTTGCGAGAACTTCATGAGGTTCTTGTAGCTCTTGATAATGAAGACCAGCTTGAGATGCTGATGACATTGATCGAAGGCAGACGAATCCGCGACATCAGCGATCTTCCGTTTGATCTCGCCATTTGA
- a CDS encoding DUF1016 N-terminal domain-containing protein, with product MSNSQSDRFPPISSPYPPHAQPEPRTKTRDAIDGMLIAAGWVVQSKSRVDLSAGRGVVVRELQTDAGPAEYVLFVDRKPVGLIEAKREEEGERLTVHEDQSESYARAKLKYNLNQEPLPFVYESTGACSTVGEHCEFTRQFRNPPPMRTLGGYHGRQRRTGADCRGSGMSKKQTPQQISNTNRTNDVDFLIGDIRALIEETRSAVAVTVNAGLTILYWRIGVRVREDILGKERADYGDEIVVTLSRQLTMEYGRGFSEKSLRHMIRLTEAFPDERIVSALMRQSSAPEPGV from the coding sequence TTGAGCAATTCCCAAAGTGACCGATTTCCTCCCATAAGTTCGCCGTATCCACCCCATGCCCAACCAGAACCCCGAACAAAAACCCGTGACGCCATCGACGGGATGCTGATTGCCGCCGGATGGGTGGTGCAGTCCAAAAGCAGGGTGGATTTGTCCGCTGGTCGGGGCGTGGTGGTCCGGGAGCTTCAGACCGATGCCGGACCGGCGGAATACGTGTTGTTCGTGGATCGCAAACCGGTGGGCTTGATCGAGGCCAAGCGGGAGGAAGAGGGGGAGCGGCTGACCGTGCATGAGGATCAGTCGGAATCCTATGCCAGGGCCAAATTGAAATACAATCTGAACCAGGAGCCCCTGCCCTTTGTCTACGAAAGCACGGGCGCGTGCTCCACTGTTGGGGAGCATTGTGAGTTCACCCGCCAATTCCGCAACCCTCCGCCCATGCGCACCCTTGGAGGTTACCATGGCAGACAACGACGCACTGGAGCAGATTGTCGGGGAAGTGGAATGAGCAAAAAGCAGACACCTCAACAGATTTCGAACACGAACCGGACGAACGACGTCGATTTCCTGATTGGCGATATCCGGGCCTTGATCGAGGAGACCCGGTCGGCAGTAGCTGTGACCGTCAATGCAGGGCTGACCATTCTCTATTGGCGGATCGGGGTGCGTGTTCGCGAGGATATCCTTGGGAAGGAAAGAGCGGATTATGGGGACGAGATTGTCGTGACACTGTCGCGACAATTGACGATGGAATATGGCAGGGGATTCTCGGAGAAGAGTCTGCGCCACATGATCCGTTTAACGGAAGCGTTTCCGGATGAGCGGATTGTCTCGGCACTGATGAGACAATCCTCTGCTCCAGAGCCGGGAGTCTGA